Proteins from one Cervus canadensis isolate Bull #8, Minnesota chromosome 25, ASM1932006v1, whole genome shotgun sequence genomic window:
- the LOC122427153 gene encoding olfactory receptor 8S1-like, translating to MNNFTFFTEFTLLGLSADPHIQALLFVLFLGIYLLTLVGNTAMILIIKADSRLHTPMYFFLRHLSFLDLSFSSVTVPKMLQNFLSQKKSISVWGCITQSFFFLLYGCAEASLLSAMAYDHYAAVCHPLLYTVVMNRPLCAAMVCAAWLVGLLNSLLNHLFIHMLHFCGSNTVSHFFCELPSLFPLSCTDPTANEFLLSGSGAFLGLLTLPLILFSYSRIISAILNIHSSEGQGKAFSTCSSHLTVVLLFYGTALFRYISPDSGSVLERVVSIQYSVITSLLNPLIYSLKNQEVKGALQRMLRK from the coding sequence ATGAACAACTTTACTTTCTTCACTGAGTTCACCCTCCTCGGGCTGTCTGCTGACCCCCACATCCAGGCTCTGCTCTTTGTGCTGTTCCTGGGGATTTACCTCCTGACATTAGTGGGGAACACAGCGATGATCTTGATCATCAAGGCCGATTCTCGGCTCCACacacccatgtacttcttcctcagacACCTATCTTTCCTGGATCTCAGTTTCTCCTCAGTCACTGTGCCCAAAATGCTACAGAACTTCTTGTCTCAGAAGAAAAGCATCTCAGTGTGGGGCTGCATCACCCagagtttcttttttctcctttatgggTGTGCTGAAGCCAGTCTTCTCTCTGCCATGGCCTACGACCACTATGCTGCTGTCTGCCACCCTCTGCTGTACACTGTGGTCATGAACAGGCCTCTCTGCGCTGCAATGGTGTGTGCAGCATGGCTGGTGGGGCTTCTGAACTCACTATTGAATCATCTTTTCATCCACATGTTACATTTCTGTGGGTCTAACACTGTCTCCCATTTCTTCTGTGAACTACCGTCACTCTTCCCCCTGTCCTGTACTGATCCCACTGCAAACGAGTTCCTTCTATCAGGGTCCGGTGCATTTCTGGGACTTCTGACACTTCCCCTGATCCTGTTCTCTTACTCCAGAATCATTTCTGCCATTCTGAACATCCATTCCTCTGAGGGCCAAGGCAAGGCCTTCTCTACCTGCTCTTCCCACCTCACTGTGGTGCTCCTGTTCTATGGGACGGCTCTATTCAGGTACATCAGCCCCGACTCAGGCTCAGTGTTGGAGCGAGTGGTCTCCATTCAGTACAGTGTCATCACATCCTTGCTGAACCCTCTCATCTACAGCCTCAAGAACCAGGAGGTGAAGGGCGCTCTGCAAAGGATGCTGAGGAAGTGA